One stretch of Chelonia mydas isolate rCheMyd1 chromosome 17, rCheMyd1.pri.v2, whole genome shotgun sequence DNA includes these proteins:
- the RABGEF1 gene encoding rab5 GDP/GTP exchange factor isoform X6, with protein sequence MSLKSERRGIHVDQSELLCKKGCGYYGNPAWQGFCSKCWREEYHKARQKQIQDDWELAERLQREEEEAYASSQSTQGAQSLTFSKFEEKKTNEKTRKVTTVKKFFSASSRTGAKKVSPEKVEKAMDQIEKYIMTRLYKYVFCPETTDDEKKDLVVQKRIRALHWVTPQMLCVPVNEEIPEVSDMVVKAITDIIEMDSKRVPRDKLACITQCSKHIFNAIKITKNEPASADDFLPTLIYIVLKGNPPRLQSNIQYITRFCNPSRLMTGEDGYYFTNLCCAVAFIEKLDAQSLNLSQEDFDRYMSGQTSPKKQESENWSSDVCLGVKQMYKNLDLLSQLNERQERIVSEAKKLEKDLIDWTDGITKEVQDIVEKYPLEIKPKNQPLAAIDSENVENDKLPPPLQPQVYAG encoded by the exons ATGAGCCTAAAGTCTGAACGCAGAGGAATTCACGTTGATCAGTCAGAACTACTGTGCAAGAAAGGATGTGGTTACTATGGAAACCCTGCTTGGCAGGGCTTCTGCTCCAAGTGCTGGAGAGAAGAGTACCATAAGGCAAGGCAGAAGCAGATTCAGGATgactgggagctggcagagcg aCTTCAGCGTGAGGAGGAAGAAGCCTATGCTAGTAGTCAGAGTACACAAGGGGCACAGTCGCTCACCTTTTCCAAGTTTGAGGAAAAGAAAACCAATGAAAAGACACGCAAGGTGACAACCGTCAAGAAATTCTTCAGTGCGTCTTCCAGGACAGGAGCTAAGAAGG TTTCCCCAGAAAAAGTTGAGAAAGCAATGGACCAGATTGAAAAATATATCATGACTCGATTGTATAAATATGTGTTCTGCCCTGAAACAACTGATGATGAGAAGAAGGATCTGGTTGTCCAAAAGAGAATCAG GGCTTTACACTGGGTTACTCCACAAATGCTGTGTGTTCCTGTTAATGAAGAAATTCCAGAGGTCTCCGATATGGTTGTGAAAGCAATTACAG ATATTATCGAAATGGATTCAAAACGTGTCCCTCGTGATAAATTAGCATGCATCACCCAATGCAGCAAACATATCTTCAACGctataaaaatcacaaaaaacgAACCAGCTTCTGCTGATGACTTCTTACCAACACTTATCTATATTGTTTTGAAGGGAAACCCACCCCGTCTGCAGTCCAACATCCAGTATATAACCCGCTTCTGTAATCCAAGCAGGTTAATGACTGGAGAGGATGGCTACTATTTTACCAATCTG TGCTGTGCTGTGGCCTTCATTGAAAAGCTGGACGCTCAATCTTTAAATCTAAGCCAGGAGGATTTTGATCGCTACATGTCGGGCCAAACGTCTCCAAAGAAACAAGAATCTGAAAACTGGTCATCAGATGTGTGCCTAGGTGTTAAACAGATGTATAAGAACTTAGACCTCCTATCTCAATTGAATGAGAGACAGGAAAGAATTGTCAGTGAAGCCAAGAAGCTTGAGAAAGACCTTATAGATTGGACTGATGGAATTACTAAGGAAGTCCAAGATATTGTTGAAAAATATCCAttggaaataaaaccaaaaaatcaaCCCTTAGCAGCTATTGACTCTGAAAACGTAGAGAATGATAAATTGCCCCCACCATTGCAGCCTCAGGTTTATGCTGGATGA
- the RABGEF1 gene encoding rab5 GDP/GTP exchange factor isoform X5, producing the protein MSLKSERRGIHVDQSELLCKKGCGYYGNPAWQGFCSKCWREEYHKARQKQIQDDWELAERYTVPNSFNFRLQREEEEAYASSQSTQGAQSLTFSKFEEKKTNEKTRKVTTVKKFFSASSRTGAKKVSPEKVEKAMDQIEKYIMTRLYKYVFCPETTDDEKKDLVVQKRIRALHWVTPQMLCVPVNEEIPEVSDMVVKAITDIIEMDSKRVPRDKLACITQCSKHIFNAIKITKNEPASADDFLPTLIYIVLKGNPPRLQSNIQYITRFCNPSRLMTGEDGYYFTNLCCAVAFIEKLDAQSLNLSQEDFDRYMSGQTSPKKQESENWSSDVCLGVKQMYKNLDLLSQLNERQERIVSEAKKLEKDLIDWTDGITKEVQDIVEKYPLEIKPKNQPLAAIDSENVENDKLPPPLQPQVYAG; encoded by the exons ATGAGCCTAAAGTCTGAACGCAGAGGAATTCACGTTGATCAGTCAGAACTACTGTGCAAGAAAGGATGTGGTTACTATGGAAACCCTGCTTGGCAGGGCTTCTGCTCCAAGTGCTGGAGAGAAGAGTACCATAAGGCAAGGCAGAAGCAGATTCAGGATgactgggagctggcagagcg CTACACAGTCCCaaattcttttaattttagaCTTCAGCGTGAGGAGGAAGAAGCCTATGCTAGTAGTCAGAGTACACAAGGGGCACAGTCGCTCACCTTTTCCAAGTTTGAGGAAAAGAAAACCAATGAAAAGACACGCAAGGTGACAACCGTCAAGAAATTCTTCAGTGCGTCTTCCAGGACAGGAGCTAAGAAGG TTTCCCCAGAAAAAGTTGAGAAAGCAATGGACCAGATTGAAAAATATATCATGACTCGATTGTATAAATATGTGTTCTGCCCTGAAACAACTGATGATGAGAAGAAGGATCTGGTTGTCCAAAAGAGAATCAG GGCTTTACACTGGGTTACTCCACAAATGCTGTGTGTTCCTGTTAATGAAGAAATTCCAGAGGTCTCCGATATGGTTGTGAAAGCAATTACAG ATATTATCGAAATGGATTCAAAACGTGTCCCTCGTGATAAATTAGCATGCATCACCCAATGCAGCAAACATATCTTCAACGctataaaaatcacaaaaaacgAACCAGCTTCTGCTGATGACTTCTTACCAACACTTATCTATATTGTTTTGAAGGGAAACCCACCCCGTCTGCAGTCCAACATCCAGTATATAACCCGCTTCTGTAATCCAAGCAGGTTAATGACTGGAGAGGATGGCTACTATTTTACCAATCTG TGCTGTGCTGTGGCCTTCATTGAAAAGCTGGACGCTCAATCTTTAAATCTAAGCCAGGAGGATTTTGATCGCTACATGTCGGGCCAAACGTCTCCAAAGAAACAAGAATCTGAAAACTGGTCATCAGATGTGTGCCTAGGTGTTAAACAGATGTATAAGAACTTAGACCTCCTATCTCAATTGAATGAGAGACAGGAAAGAATTGTCAGTGAAGCCAAGAAGCTTGAGAAAGACCTTATAGATTGGACTGATGGAATTACTAAGGAAGTCCAAGATATTGTTGAAAAATATCCAttggaaataaaaccaaaaaatcaaCCCTTAGCAGCTATTGACTCTGAAAACGTAGAGAATGATAAATTGCCCCCACCATTGCAGCCTCAGGTTTATGCTGGATGA
- the RABGEF1 gene encoding rab5 GDP/GTP exchange factor isoform X3, whose product MSLKSERRGIHVDQSELLCKKGCGYYGNPAWQGFCSKCWREEYHKARQKQIQDDWELAERLQREEEEAYASSQSTQGAQSLTFSKFEEKKTNEKTRKVTTVKKFFSASSRTGAKKAEIHEAKAPSPSINRQVSIETDRASKEFIEFLKTYQKSGQDIYKQCKMFLEAMHHKRELSIEEQSECAQDFYQNVAEKLQTRWKVSPEKVEKAMDQIEKYIMTRLYKYVFCPETTDDEKKDLVVQKRIRALHWVTPQMLCVPVNEEIPEVSDMVVKAITDIIEMDSKRVPRDKLACITQCSKHIFNAIKITKNEPASADDFLPTLIYIVLKGNPPRLQSNIQYITRFCNPSRLMTGEDGYYFTNLCCAVAFIEKLDAQSLNLSQEDFDRYMSGQTSPKKQESENWSSDVCLGVKQMYKNLDLLSQLNERQERIVSEAKKLEKDLIDWTDGITKEVQDIVEKYPLEIKPKNQPLAAIDSENVENDKLPPPLQPQVYAG is encoded by the exons ATGAGCCTAAAGTCTGAACGCAGAGGAATTCACGTTGATCAGTCAGAACTACTGTGCAAGAAAGGATGTGGTTACTATGGAAACCCTGCTTGGCAGGGCTTCTGCTCCAAGTGCTGGAGAGAAGAGTACCATAAGGCAAGGCAGAAGCAGATTCAGGATgactgggagctggcagagcg aCTTCAGCGTGAGGAGGAAGAAGCCTATGCTAGTAGTCAGAGTACACAAGGGGCACAGTCGCTCACCTTTTCCAAGTTTGAGGAAAAGAAAACCAATGAAAAGACACGCAAGGTGACAACCGTCAAGAAATTCTTCAGTGCGTCTTCCAGGACAGGAGCTAAGAAGG CAGAGATTCATGAAGCTAAGGCTCCTAGCCCTTCAATAAACAGGCAGGTCAGCATTGAGACAGATCGAGCATCCAAGGAGTTTATAGAGTTTCTCAAGACCTATCAAAAATCTGGTCAAGACATTTATAAGCAGTGCAAAATGTTTTTGGAAGCAATGCATCACAAAAGG GAATTAAGTATTGAGGAACAATCTGAATGTGCCCAGGACTTCTATCAAAATGTAGCAGAGAAATTACAGACCCGTTGGAAAG TTTCCCCAGAAAAAGTTGAGAAAGCAATGGACCAGATTGAAAAATATATCATGACTCGATTGTATAAATATGTGTTCTGCCCTGAAACAACTGATGATGAGAAGAAGGATCTGGTTGTCCAAAAGAGAATCAG GGCTTTACACTGGGTTACTCCACAAATGCTGTGTGTTCCTGTTAATGAAGAAATTCCAGAGGTCTCCGATATGGTTGTGAAAGCAATTACAG ATATTATCGAAATGGATTCAAAACGTGTCCCTCGTGATAAATTAGCATGCATCACCCAATGCAGCAAACATATCTTCAACGctataaaaatcacaaaaaacgAACCAGCTTCTGCTGATGACTTCTTACCAACACTTATCTATATTGTTTTGAAGGGAAACCCACCCCGTCTGCAGTCCAACATCCAGTATATAACCCGCTTCTGTAATCCAAGCAGGTTAATGACTGGAGAGGATGGCTACTATTTTACCAATCTG TGCTGTGCTGTGGCCTTCATTGAAAAGCTGGACGCTCAATCTTTAAATCTAAGCCAGGAGGATTTTGATCGCTACATGTCGGGCCAAACGTCTCCAAAGAAACAAGAATCTGAAAACTGGTCATCAGATGTGTGCCTAGGTGTTAAACAGATGTATAAGAACTTAGACCTCCTATCTCAATTGAATGAGAGACAGGAAAGAATTGTCAGTGAAGCCAAGAAGCTTGAGAAAGACCTTATAGATTGGACTGATGGAATTACTAAGGAAGTCCAAGATATTGTTGAAAAATATCCAttggaaataaaaccaaaaaatcaaCCCTTAGCAGCTATTGACTCTGAAAACGTAGAGAATGATAAATTGCCCCCACCATTGCAGCCTCAGGTTTATGCTGGATGA
- the RABGEF1 gene encoding rab5 GDP/GTP exchange factor isoform X1, translating to MSLKSERRGIHVDQSELLCKKGCGYYGNPAWQGFCSKCWREEYHKARQKQIQDDWELAERYTVPNSFNFRLQREEEEAYASSQSTQGAQSLTFSKFEEKKTNEKTRKVTTVKKFFSASSRTGAKKAEIHEAKAPSPSINRQVSIETDRASKEFIEFLKTYQKSGQDIYKQCKMFLEAMHHKRELSIEEQSECAQDFYQNVAEKLQTRWKVSPEKVEKAMDQIEKYIMTRLYKYVFCPETTDDEKKDLVVQKRIRALHWVTPQMLCVPVNEEIPEVSDMVVKAITDIIEMDSKRVPRDKLACITQCSKHIFNAIKITKNEPASADDFLPTLIYIVLKGNPPRLQSNIQYITRFCNPSRLMTGEDGYYFTNLCCAVAFIEKLDAQSLNLSQEDFDRYMSGQTSPKKQESENWSSDVCLGVKQMYKNLDLLSQLNERQERIVSEAKKLEKDLIDWTDGITKEVQDIVEKYPLEIKPKNQPLAAIDSENVENDKLPPPLQPQVYAG from the exons ATGAGCCTAAAGTCTGAACGCAGAGGAATTCACGTTGATCAGTCAGAACTACTGTGCAAGAAAGGATGTGGTTACTATGGAAACCCTGCTTGGCAGGGCTTCTGCTCCAAGTGCTGGAGAGAAGAGTACCATAAGGCAAGGCAGAAGCAGATTCAGGATgactgggagctggcagagcg CTACACAGTCCCaaattcttttaattttagaCTTCAGCGTGAGGAGGAAGAAGCCTATGCTAGTAGTCAGAGTACACAAGGGGCACAGTCGCTCACCTTTTCCAAGTTTGAGGAAAAGAAAACCAATGAAAAGACACGCAAGGTGACAACCGTCAAGAAATTCTTCAGTGCGTCTTCCAGGACAGGAGCTAAGAAGG CAGAGATTCATGAAGCTAAGGCTCCTAGCCCTTCAATAAACAGGCAGGTCAGCATTGAGACAGATCGAGCATCCAAGGAGTTTATAGAGTTTCTCAAGACCTATCAAAAATCTGGTCAAGACATTTATAAGCAGTGCAAAATGTTTTTGGAAGCAATGCATCACAAAAGG GAATTAAGTATTGAGGAACAATCTGAATGTGCCCAGGACTTCTATCAAAATGTAGCAGAGAAATTACAGACCCGTTGGAAAG TTTCCCCAGAAAAAGTTGAGAAAGCAATGGACCAGATTGAAAAATATATCATGACTCGATTGTATAAATATGTGTTCTGCCCTGAAACAACTGATGATGAGAAGAAGGATCTGGTTGTCCAAAAGAGAATCAG GGCTTTACACTGGGTTACTCCACAAATGCTGTGTGTTCCTGTTAATGAAGAAATTCCAGAGGTCTCCGATATGGTTGTGAAAGCAATTACAG ATATTATCGAAATGGATTCAAAACGTGTCCCTCGTGATAAATTAGCATGCATCACCCAATGCAGCAAACATATCTTCAACGctataaaaatcacaaaaaacgAACCAGCTTCTGCTGATGACTTCTTACCAACACTTATCTATATTGTTTTGAAGGGAAACCCACCCCGTCTGCAGTCCAACATCCAGTATATAACCCGCTTCTGTAATCCAAGCAGGTTAATGACTGGAGAGGATGGCTACTATTTTACCAATCTG TGCTGTGCTGTGGCCTTCATTGAAAAGCTGGACGCTCAATCTTTAAATCTAAGCCAGGAGGATTTTGATCGCTACATGTCGGGCCAAACGTCTCCAAAGAAACAAGAATCTGAAAACTGGTCATCAGATGTGTGCCTAGGTGTTAAACAGATGTATAAGAACTTAGACCTCCTATCTCAATTGAATGAGAGACAGGAAAGAATTGTCAGTGAAGCCAAGAAGCTTGAGAAAGACCTTATAGATTGGACTGATGGAATTACTAAGGAAGTCCAAGATATTGTTGAAAAATATCCAttggaaataaaaccaaaaaatcaaCCCTTAGCAGCTATTGACTCTGAAAACGTAGAGAATGATAAATTGCCCCCACCATTGCAGCCTCAGGTTTATGCTGGATGA
- the RABGEF1 gene encoding rab5 GDP/GTP exchange factor isoform X2 produces the protein MSLKSERRGIHVDQSELLCKKGCGYYGNPAWQGFCSKCWREEYHKARQKQIQDDWELAERYTVPNSFNFRLQREEEEAYASSQSTQGAQSLTFSKFEEKKTNEKTRKVTTVKKFFSASSRTGAKKEIHEAKAPSPSINRQVSIETDRASKEFIEFLKTYQKSGQDIYKQCKMFLEAMHHKRELSIEEQSECAQDFYQNVAEKLQTRWKVSPEKVEKAMDQIEKYIMTRLYKYVFCPETTDDEKKDLVVQKRIRALHWVTPQMLCVPVNEEIPEVSDMVVKAITDIIEMDSKRVPRDKLACITQCSKHIFNAIKITKNEPASADDFLPTLIYIVLKGNPPRLQSNIQYITRFCNPSRLMTGEDGYYFTNLCCAVAFIEKLDAQSLNLSQEDFDRYMSGQTSPKKQESENWSSDVCLGVKQMYKNLDLLSQLNERQERIVSEAKKLEKDLIDWTDGITKEVQDIVEKYPLEIKPKNQPLAAIDSENVENDKLPPPLQPQVYAG, from the exons ATGAGCCTAAAGTCTGAACGCAGAGGAATTCACGTTGATCAGTCAGAACTACTGTGCAAGAAAGGATGTGGTTACTATGGAAACCCTGCTTGGCAGGGCTTCTGCTCCAAGTGCTGGAGAGAAGAGTACCATAAGGCAAGGCAGAAGCAGATTCAGGATgactgggagctggcagagcg CTACACAGTCCCaaattcttttaattttagaCTTCAGCGTGAGGAGGAAGAAGCCTATGCTAGTAGTCAGAGTACACAAGGGGCACAGTCGCTCACCTTTTCCAAGTTTGAGGAAAAGAAAACCAATGAAAAGACACGCAAGGTGACAACCGTCAAGAAATTCTTCAGTGCGTCTTCCAGGACAGGAGCTAAGAAGG AGATTCATGAAGCTAAGGCTCCTAGCCCTTCAATAAACAGGCAGGTCAGCATTGAGACAGATCGAGCATCCAAGGAGTTTATAGAGTTTCTCAAGACCTATCAAAAATCTGGTCAAGACATTTATAAGCAGTGCAAAATGTTTTTGGAAGCAATGCATCACAAAAGG GAATTAAGTATTGAGGAACAATCTGAATGTGCCCAGGACTTCTATCAAAATGTAGCAGAGAAATTACAGACCCGTTGGAAAG TTTCCCCAGAAAAAGTTGAGAAAGCAATGGACCAGATTGAAAAATATATCATGACTCGATTGTATAAATATGTGTTCTGCCCTGAAACAACTGATGATGAGAAGAAGGATCTGGTTGTCCAAAAGAGAATCAG GGCTTTACACTGGGTTACTCCACAAATGCTGTGTGTTCCTGTTAATGAAGAAATTCCAGAGGTCTCCGATATGGTTGTGAAAGCAATTACAG ATATTATCGAAATGGATTCAAAACGTGTCCCTCGTGATAAATTAGCATGCATCACCCAATGCAGCAAACATATCTTCAACGctataaaaatcacaaaaaacgAACCAGCTTCTGCTGATGACTTCTTACCAACACTTATCTATATTGTTTTGAAGGGAAACCCACCCCGTCTGCAGTCCAACATCCAGTATATAACCCGCTTCTGTAATCCAAGCAGGTTAATGACTGGAGAGGATGGCTACTATTTTACCAATCTG TGCTGTGCTGTGGCCTTCATTGAAAAGCTGGACGCTCAATCTTTAAATCTAAGCCAGGAGGATTTTGATCGCTACATGTCGGGCCAAACGTCTCCAAAGAAACAAGAATCTGAAAACTGGTCATCAGATGTGTGCCTAGGTGTTAAACAGATGTATAAGAACTTAGACCTCCTATCTCAATTGAATGAGAGACAGGAAAGAATTGTCAGTGAAGCCAAGAAGCTTGAGAAAGACCTTATAGATTGGACTGATGGAATTACTAAGGAAGTCCAAGATATTGTTGAAAAATATCCAttggaaataaaaccaaaaaatcaaCCCTTAGCAGCTATTGACTCTGAAAACGTAGAGAATGATAAATTGCCCCCACCATTGCAGCCTCAGGTTTATGCTGGATGA
- the RABGEF1 gene encoding rab5 GDP/GTP exchange factor isoform X4 — MSLKSERRGIHVDQSELLCKKGCGYYGNPAWQGFCSKCWREEYHKARQKQIQDDWELAERLQREEEEAYASSQSTQGAQSLTFSKFEEKKTNEKTRKVTTVKKFFSASSRTGAKKEIHEAKAPSPSINRQVSIETDRASKEFIEFLKTYQKSGQDIYKQCKMFLEAMHHKRELSIEEQSECAQDFYQNVAEKLQTRWKVSPEKVEKAMDQIEKYIMTRLYKYVFCPETTDDEKKDLVVQKRIRALHWVTPQMLCVPVNEEIPEVSDMVVKAITDIIEMDSKRVPRDKLACITQCSKHIFNAIKITKNEPASADDFLPTLIYIVLKGNPPRLQSNIQYITRFCNPSRLMTGEDGYYFTNLCCAVAFIEKLDAQSLNLSQEDFDRYMSGQTSPKKQESENWSSDVCLGVKQMYKNLDLLSQLNERQERIVSEAKKLEKDLIDWTDGITKEVQDIVEKYPLEIKPKNQPLAAIDSENVENDKLPPPLQPQVYAG, encoded by the exons ATGAGCCTAAAGTCTGAACGCAGAGGAATTCACGTTGATCAGTCAGAACTACTGTGCAAGAAAGGATGTGGTTACTATGGAAACCCTGCTTGGCAGGGCTTCTGCTCCAAGTGCTGGAGAGAAGAGTACCATAAGGCAAGGCAGAAGCAGATTCAGGATgactgggagctggcagagcg aCTTCAGCGTGAGGAGGAAGAAGCCTATGCTAGTAGTCAGAGTACACAAGGGGCACAGTCGCTCACCTTTTCCAAGTTTGAGGAAAAGAAAACCAATGAAAAGACACGCAAGGTGACAACCGTCAAGAAATTCTTCAGTGCGTCTTCCAGGACAGGAGCTAAGAAGG AGATTCATGAAGCTAAGGCTCCTAGCCCTTCAATAAACAGGCAGGTCAGCATTGAGACAGATCGAGCATCCAAGGAGTTTATAGAGTTTCTCAAGACCTATCAAAAATCTGGTCAAGACATTTATAAGCAGTGCAAAATGTTTTTGGAAGCAATGCATCACAAAAGG GAATTAAGTATTGAGGAACAATCTGAATGTGCCCAGGACTTCTATCAAAATGTAGCAGAGAAATTACAGACCCGTTGGAAAG TTTCCCCAGAAAAAGTTGAGAAAGCAATGGACCAGATTGAAAAATATATCATGACTCGATTGTATAAATATGTGTTCTGCCCTGAAACAACTGATGATGAGAAGAAGGATCTGGTTGTCCAAAAGAGAATCAG GGCTTTACACTGGGTTACTCCACAAATGCTGTGTGTTCCTGTTAATGAAGAAATTCCAGAGGTCTCCGATATGGTTGTGAAAGCAATTACAG ATATTATCGAAATGGATTCAAAACGTGTCCCTCGTGATAAATTAGCATGCATCACCCAATGCAGCAAACATATCTTCAACGctataaaaatcacaaaaaacgAACCAGCTTCTGCTGATGACTTCTTACCAACACTTATCTATATTGTTTTGAAGGGAAACCCACCCCGTCTGCAGTCCAACATCCAGTATATAACCCGCTTCTGTAATCCAAGCAGGTTAATGACTGGAGAGGATGGCTACTATTTTACCAATCTG TGCTGTGCTGTGGCCTTCATTGAAAAGCTGGACGCTCAATCTTTAAATCTAAGCCAGGAGGATTTTGATCGCTACATGTCGGGCCAAACGTCTCCAAAGAAACAAGAATCTGAAAACTGGTCATCAGATGTGTGCCTAGGTGTTAAACAGATGTATAAGAACTTAGACCTCCTATCTCAATTGAATGAGAGACAGGAAAGAATTGTCAGTGAAGCCAAGAAGCTTGAGAAAGACCTTATAGATTGGACTGATGGAATTACTAAGGAAGTCCAAGATATTGTTGAAAAATATCCAttggaaataaaaccaaaaaatcaaCCCTTAGCAGCTATTGACTCTGAAAACGTAGAGAATGATAAATTGCCCCCACCATTGCAGCCTCAGGTTTATGCTGGATGA
- the RABGEF1 gene encoding rab5 GDP/GTP exchange factor isoform X7, giving the protein MSLKSERRGIHVDQSELLCKKGCGYYGNPAWQGFCSKCWREEYHKARQKQIQDDWELAERLQREEEEAYASSQSTQGAQSLTFSKFEEKKTNEKTRKVTTVKKFFSASSRTGAKKVAQERNLKQGQLGRERNADNILRDLKEIFTPSWELASPTEAEIHEAKAPSPSINRQVSIETDRASKEFIEFLKTYQKSGQDIYKQCKMFLEAMHHKRELSIEEQSECAQDFYQNVAEKLQTRWKVSPEKVEKAMDQIEKYIMTRLYKYVFCPETTDDEKKDLVVQKRIRALHWVTPQMLCVPVNEEIPEVSDMVVKAITDIIEMDSKRVPRDKLACITQCSKHIFNAIKITKNEPASADDFLPTLIYIVLKGNPPRLQSNIQYITRFCNPSRLMTGEDGYYFTNLCCAVAFIEKLDAQSLNLSQEDFDRYMSGQTSPKKQESENWSSDVCLGVKQMYKNLDLLSQLNERQERIVSEAKKLEKDLIDWTDGITKEVQDIVEKYPLEIKPKNQPLAAIDSENVENDKLPPPLQPQVYAG; this is encoded by the exons ATGAGCCTAAAGTCTGAACGCAGAGGAATTCACGTTGATCAGTCAGAACTACTGTGCAAGAAAGGATGTGGTTACTATGGAAACCCTGCTTGGCAGGGCTTCTGCTCCAAGTGCTGGAGAGAAGAGTACCATAAGGCAAGGCAGAAGCAGATTCAGGATgactgggagctggcagagcg aCTTCAGCGTGAGGAGGAAGAAGCCTATGCTAGTAGTCAGAGTACACAAGGGGCACAGTCGCTCACCTTTTCCAAGTTTGAGGAAAAGAAAACCAATGAAAAGACACGCAAGGTGACAACCGTCAAGAAATTCTTCAGTGCGTCTTCCAGGACAGGAGCTAAGAAGG TGGCTCAAGAGAGAAACCTTAAGCAAGGACAGCTTGGGAGGGAGCGAAATGCTGATAACATTCTCAGGGACTTGAAGGAAATTTTTACTCCCTCCTGGGAGCTGGCTTCCCCTACTGAAG CAGAGATTCATGAAGCTAAGGCTCCTAGCCCTTCAATAAACAGGCAGGTCAGCATTGAGACAGATCGAGCATCCAAGGAGTTTATAGAGTTTCTCAAGACCTATCAAAAATCTGGTCAAGACATTTATAAGCAGTGCAAAATGTTTTTGGAAGCAATGCATCACAAAAGG GAATTAAGTATTGAGGAACAATCTGAATGTGCCCAGGACTTCTATCAAAATGTAGCAGAGAAATTACAGACCCGTTGGAAAG TTTCCCCAGAAAAAGTTGAGAAAGCAATGGACCAGATTGAAAAATATATCATGACTCGATTGTATAAATATGTGTTCTGCCCTGAAACAACTGATGATGAGAAGAAGGATCTGGTTGTCCAAAAGAGAATCAG GGCTTTACACTGGGTTACTCCACAAATGCTGTGTGTTCCTGTTAATGAAGAAATTCCAGAGGTCTCCGATATGGTTGTGAAAGCAATTACAG ATATTATCGAAATGGATTCAAAACGTGTCCCTCGTGATAAATTAGCATGCATCACCCAATGCAGCAAACATATCTTCAACGctataaaaatcacaaaaaacgAACCAGCTTCTGCTGATGACTTCTTACCAACACTTATCTATATTGTTTTGAAGGGAAACCCACCCCGTCTGCAGTCCAACATCCAGTATATAACCCGCTTCTGTAATCCAAGCAGGTTAATGACTGGAGAGGATGGCTACTATTTTACCAATCTG TGCTGTGCTGTGGCCTTCATTGAAAAGCTGGACGCTCAATCTTTAAATCTAAGCCAGGAGGATTTTGATCGCTACATGTCGGGCCAAACGTCTCCAAAGAAACAAGAATCTGAAAACTGGTCATCAGATGTGTGCCTAGGTGTTAAACAGATGTATAAGAACTTAGACCTCCTATCTCAATTGAATGAGAGACAGGAAAGAATTGTCAGTGAAGCCAAGAAGCTTGAGAAAGACCTTATAGATTGGACTGATGGAATTACTAAGGAAGTCCAAGATATTGTTGAAAAATATCCAttggaaataaaaccaaaaaatcaaCCCTTAGCAGCTATTGACTCTGAAAACGTAGAGAATGATAAATTGCCCCCACCATTGCAGCCTCAGGTTTATGCTGGATGA